AAATGAAATATTAGTTAAAGTTAAAGCTTGTGGAGTTTGTGGTACAGATATTCATATTTTTAATGGTGAAGAAGGTTCAGCACCAGTAACACCACCTATAATATTAGGTCACGAATATTCAGGTGAAGTTGTTAAGGTAGGAAATAAGGTGGAAGATATAAAAATAGGTGATAAAGTAGTTATTGATCCCAATATATATTGCGGTGAATGTGATAATTGCAGAAATGGCAAGAAACAATTATGTGAGAATTTAACAGCTTTAGGCGTAAATATAGATGGAGGTTTTAGCGAATATTGCGTAGTTCCTAAAGAGCAAGCCTATACATTTAATAATATAAGCTTTGAGGAAGCAGCTATGGTGGAGCCCACCGCCTGTTGCTTGCATGGAATAAATAATATTGAAATAAAACCAGGAGATAAAGTATTAGTATTAGGAGCTGGAGCTATAGGGTTAATTATGCTTCAATTAGCAAAAATATCAGGAGCAAGTATAGTTGGAGTAAGTGAACCAATAGAAAAGAGAAGAAATACAGCATTGGAACTAGGGGCTGATTATGTATTAAATCCTATGGAAGAAAGTTTCAAAAATAATTTAAATAGATATCTTGGAAAAGGTCCAGATGTAATTATTGAATGTACAGGAAATAAATATGTAATAGAAAGTGCCTTTGATATTGCAAAACGGGGGACTAGAATACTCTTGTTTGGAGTAAGTAGTC
This genomic window from Clostridium pasteurianum DSM 525 = ATCC 6013 contains:
- a CDS encoding L-threonine dehydrogenase, whose translation is MKAAVFYGKNNIKVEDRECRKMTENEILVKVKACGVCGTDIHIFNGEEGSAPVTPPIILGHEYSGEVVKVGNKVEDIKIGDKVVIDPNIYCGECDNCRNGKKQLCENLTALGVNIDGGFSEYCVVPKEQAYTFNNISFEEAAMVEPTACCLHGINNIEIKPGDKVLVLGAGAIGLIMLQLAKISGASIVGVSEPIEKRRNTALELGADYVLNPMEESFKNNLNRYLGKGPDVIIECTGNKYVIESAFDIAKRGTRILLFGVSSPDVKVEISPFEIFKKELIIKGSLINPDTHLSALNLITSGKINVKPLITNKFELDKVEEALEMQKSVESVKVLVVS